From one Oceanimonas doudoroffii genomic stretch:
- a CDS encoding LysR substrate-binding domain-containing protein, which produces MNNTDNPLLNRLTQAAPLLAVIGKELSFTKAAEILGIQQSAVSHRVRSLEEALGLRLFDRTTRRLSPTPAGRIVCEAAAQAAAIWPQALERLSRLHTGSHVQLSVASSLAMKWLIPLLNRSAEYGVEVAINVQDELSRFDHDAIDAAIRFGTGPYPGLHAVHLCHAQLQPVVSPHLTKHHGSLAWLASGELPLLSDRRGERDGTDFSWQHYFAQQGMTAPETSEQHRFDRADLMLQAAINGMGIGLGRTLLIEQDLDSGFLRKVGPALALKSSYWLVCTPGFAQTERHAHLRRWLTALVKQKPAR; this is translated from the coding sequence ATGAATAATACGGACAATCCCCTCCTTAACCGCCTCACCCAGGCCGCCCCCCTGCTGGCGGTGATCGGCAAGGAGCTGAGTTTTACCAAGGCGGCAGAGATCCTGGGAATTCAGCAGTCGGCGGTCAGCCACCGGGTACGCTCTCTGGAGGAGGCGTTGGGGTTACGTTTGTTTGACAGAACGACCCGCCGGCTCAGCCCCACCCCCGCCGGCCGAATTGTGTGCGAGGCGGCCGCGCAGGCCGCTGCAATCTGGCCTCAGGCCCTTGAGCGGCTGAGCCGGCTACATACGGGTTCCCATGTTCAGCTGAGTGTCGCGTCGTCTTTGGCCATGAAATGGCTGATCCCCCTGCTCAACCGAAGCGCCGAATACGGTGTTGAGGTGGCGATTAATGTGCAGGATGAACTCAGCCGTTTTGACCATGACGCCATTGATGCGGCGATCCGTTTTGGCACCGGGCCCTACCCGGGGTTGCATGCCGTGCATTTATGTCATGCGCAGCTGCAGCCGGTGGTAAGCCCGCACCTGACCAAACACCATGGATCATTGGCCTGGCTGGCCAGTGGGGAGCTGCCGTTACTCTCGGACCGGCGTGGCGAGCGGGATGGCACCGACTTTAGCTGGCAGCATTACTTTGCCCAGCAAGGCATGACGGCGCCCGAAACATCGGAACAACACCGGTTTGACCGTGCCGATCTGATGCTGCAGGCGGCCATTAATGGCATGGGGATTGGTCTGGGGCGAACCCTGCTGATTGAACAGGATCTCGACAGCGGCTTTTTGCGCAAAGTTGGTCCTGCGCTAGCACTCAAGTCCAGTTACTGG